From the Leptotrichia sp. oral taxon 221 genome, one window contains:
- a CDS encoding ABC transporter ATP-binding protein: protein MRSKNLISIKKLKKYIKKYYILIILNMILAMVSSASSVAPIALLKRLIDQGIIGKNEKDILYAAGGMILLSVVGAFIMYWNTLLSGKVSSSIYKNIIDDLYLKLQSLDIEYFSKTKVGEMMTKVLNDPANVNSLILDLFELIKYVFTAILYLGVALYIDWKLTLGVLIVAPVLMVTVKKYSRKLKSSGKERQEATGILNSKLQETISGIRVIKAFATEGVEIRDFKRKSLNLKKVVLKSVSYNAKSMAVSEALNYIMVAILLLFGGYRIIRGHNFTTGDFLTVVGAIASVYTPVRRSTTIYNTINSNIASIDRVYEILEINPQIINKENCIKFREFNDEIAFNDVEFSYQDNKEKILKGINLRIKKGETVALVGNSGGGKSTIVNLIPRFFDVTGGNITIDGTDLKDFEIKSLRKSIGIVPQETFLFSGTIFSNIKYGRQNATDEEVIQAAKLANAHEFIQKLDDGYDTEIGERGVKLSGGQKQRIAIARAILENPQILILDEATSALDNESEKLVQDALEKLMEGKTTFVIAHRLSTIVNSDKIVVIQQGEIREVGNHETLMDKENGIYRALYSKAGVKS, encoded by the coding sequence ATGAGAAGTAAAAATTTAATTTCAATAAAAAAATTAAAAAAATATATAAAAAAATATTATATTTTAATAATTTTAAATATGATTTTAGCAATGGTCTCATCTGCTTCTTCGGTAGCTCCAATTGCTTTGTTGAAGCGACTTATAGATCAAGGAATTATTGGGAAAAATGAGAAAGATATACTTTATGCAGCAGGTGGAATGATACTTTTATCTGTAGTTGGTGCATTTATAATGTATTGGAATACGCTTCTTTCGGGAAAAGTTTCATCATCAATTTATAAAAATATAATAGATGATTTGTATTTAAAATTACAGTCATTGGATATAGAATATTTTTCTAAAACAAAAGTTGGAGAAATGATGACGAAGGTTTTAAATGATCCAGCAAATGTAAATTCATTGATTTTGGATTTATTTGAGTTGATTAAATATGTTTTTACTGCGATATTATATTTGGGAGTTGCGTTGTATATAGATTGGAAATTAACTTTAGGAGTGTTAATTGTAGCACCAGTATTAATGGTAACGGTAAAAAAATATTCGAGAAAATTAAAAAGTTCTGGGAAAGAAAGACAAGAAGCAACAGGGATCTTGAATTCTAAATTGCAGGAAACGATTTCTGGGATTAGAGTAATAAAGGCATTTGCTACAGAGGGTGTTGAAATAAGAGATTTTAAAAGAAAAAGTTTGAATTTAAAAAAAGTTGTATTGAAAAGTGTTAGTTATAATGCAAAATCAATGGCAGTTTCAGAAGCATTGAATTATATAATGGTTGCGATATTATTATTGTTTGGAGGATATCGAATTATTAGAGGACATAATTTTACAACAGGTGATTTCTTAACGGTTGTGGGAGCTATAGCTTCTGTGTATACGCCAGTAAGAAGAAGTACAACAATTTATAATACAATAAATTCAAATATAGCTTCAATTGATAGAGTATATGAGATTTTAGAAATAAATCCTCAGATTATCAATAAAGAAAATTGTATAAAATTTAGAGAATTTAATGATGAAATAGCATTTAATGATGTGGAATTTTCTTATCAGGATAATAAAGAGAAAATATTGAAGGGAATTAACCTTAGAATAAAAAAAGGAGAAACGGTTGCTTTAGTTGGAAATTCTGGTGGAGGAAAGTCTACGATAGTGAACTTGATTCCAAGATTTTTTGACGTTACAGGTGGTAATATTACGATTGATGGTACTGATTTGAAGGATTTTGAAATAAAAAGTTTGAGAAAAAGTATTGGAATTGTGCCACAGGAAACATTTTTATTTAGTGGAACGATTTTTAGTAATATTAAATACGGAAGACAGAATGCGACTGATGAAGAAGTTATTCAAGCCGCAAAATTAGCGAATGCACACGAATTTATTCAAAAATTGGATGACGGATACGATACAGAAATTGGAGAAAGAGGAGTCAAACTTTCTGGTGGTCAAAAACAAAGAATTGCAATAGCGAGAGCAATTTTGGAAAATCCACAAATTTTAATTTTAGATGAAGCAACTTCGGCACTTGATAATGAGTCAGAAAAGTTAGTTCAAGATGCTTTGGAAAAATTAATGGAAGGGAAAACAACATTTGTTATCGCTCATAGGTTGTCAACAATAGTAAATAGTGATAAAATAGTAGTTATACAGCAAGGGGAAATTAGAGAAGTTGGAAATCACGAAACTTTAATGGATAAGGAAAATGGAATTTATAGAGCATTGTATAGCAAAGCTGGAGTTAAGAGTTAA
- a CDS encoding RnfABCDGE type electron transport complex subunit D, whose translation MRLNEKRALKEKITTTMIDTLIATIPLIVVAFVVYGIFPILIILTSTVLAVLTEYIFGKFILKKDIETDFSTAVVGVLVGLSLAPFTPIYIAGLASIISVLFGQLCFGSVEKKIVNPIVIGKLAILLFFPSVLATGSAAWSNPDIVAPGFEGVGSILLANTGMIGGYSVIAIVVGSIYLMLRGRLSWEVPTGLFISIFVGYFVAAFMGIEIPLELGEIVFLGVFILTDLYSSPKYLFGKLFYGIMIGASMILFWKHGIQQEAPLYAILILNIFIRPINSVLKPNVYGDDKLGFAEITQGLGMAIAVIVLVFAFIFLHQFGLILYLFIIYLFFGIWKISTLK comes from the coding sequence ATGAGATTAAATGAAAAAAGGGCTCTGAAAGAAAAAATTACAACAACTATGATAGATACTTTGATAGCGACTATTCCATTGATAGTAGTTGCATTTGTAGTTTATGGGATTTTTCCGATTTTAATTATTTTAACATCAACAGTGTTGGCAGTATTAACGGAATATATATTTGGAAAATTTATATTGAAAAAAGATATTGAAACTGATTTTTCAACAGCGGTTGTGGGAGTTTTAGTGGGACTTTCATTAGCACCATTTACACCAATTTATATCGCAGGATTAGCTTCAATTATTAGTGTATTATTTGGACAATTATGTTTTGGTTCGGTAGAAAAGAAAATTGTAAATCCTATAGTAATTGGTAAATTAGCGATTTTATTATTCTTTCCATCTGTATTGGCTACGGGATCAGCTGCTTGGTCAAATCCAGATATTGTAGCACCTGGTTTTGAGGGAGTTGGATCAATCTTATTGGCAAATACAGGAATGATAGGTGGATATTCAGTAATCGCAATAGTAGTTGGATCAATATATTTAATGCTTAGAGGAAGATTAAGTTGGGAAGTTCCGACAGGATTGTTTATATCTATTTTTGTAGGATATTTTGTTGCAGCATTTATGGGTATTGAAATTCCATTAGAATTAGGAGAAATTGTATTTTTAGGAGTTTTCATTTTAACAGATTTATATTCAAGTCCGAAATACTTATTTGGGAAATTATTCTATGGAATAATGATTGGAGCTTCAATGATATTATTCTGGAAACATGGAATACAACAAGAAGCACCATTATATGCAATTTTAATACTAAATATATTTATAAGACCAATAAATTCTGTATTAAAACCAAATGTTTACGGTGATGATAAATTAGGATTTGCTGAAATAACACAAGGATTAGGAATGGCGATAGCAGTAATCGTGCTAGTATTCGCATTCATTTTCTTACACCAATTTGGATTAATACTTTACTTATTTATAATTTATTTATTTTTCGGTATTTGGAAAATATCAACTTTAAAATAA
- a CDS encoding DEAD/DEAH box helicase gives MGELNFLKKTEKFELKQNNKIYRGAIPWILLTSKNKKIIYISTSNRNLENYHYMLENYFEEKKSKKYSNKKIEIFENISSKKEDMTGINIKLLDILKNQSEFVLFINLQITLDVFFEKVKFLDFKIGKEYEIIKTINFLIENGYENSYLIDKKGQYSKRGDILDIFPPDLENPIRLEFFGDELDSIREFDIDSQKSISKINEIKIFGNALSGKNYELVELIEELQSEDVVIIIENEELLDYKMEEYILLNREKENIYRQRYENLKNKSFSMETVNFTEEQLETFKTKDKLEKLSEIKKVELYTKNYDKKVSEYNEIYKKKLLKIHNYPLIEGFVIEDVFILTDRELDGYIYEKKVKANKGIKYKKVNQIVEGDYVIHVQYGVGIYKGIETIEEMDYLKIRYADEDILYIPVEKLDRLEKYVSYGVEPKLFKLGTRGFKRKRKKLEEDIEKFAHELIKIQAQRQSQNGFVYQKDTVWQEEFEAAFPFEETEDQKKAINDVKRDMESPYIMDRIVCGDVGYGKTEVAMRAAFKAIDNSKQVVMIAPTTVLAEQHYKRFKQRYENYPITIENLSRLTQSKAKDILKNIKNGTTDLVIGTHRLLSDDVQFKNLGLLIIDEEQKFGVKAKEKLKAKRQKLDVLTLTATPIPRTLNLALLGIREISIIDTPPTNRLPIITEVFDWEEEAVKIAILKELSRDGQVFYIYNDVKNMKNKLKELQDILPEFVKIEFIHGQLPPKEIKDKLKRFEQGEYDILMASTIIENGIDVSNANTILIENFTHLGLSQVYQLRGRVGRSDRQGYCYLVKTRGTTAKGKKKEESMEKIEGIKSGGFQISMEDMKIRGAGEILGDKQHGTIETFGYDLYIKMLNKEIKRQKGEFREKIENVEILLREKGYIPETYIQKEERLNIYKRFAMLEKFEELNEMKNEIEDRFGKIPNSMKKFILSIELKLFAEQNHIQRIDENSDYYELYFLKNIPEEKINKLSENLDWKDISNEKKTEEYIVKRLKKIKLKDYISKISKIKC, from the coding sequence ATGGGTGAATTAAATTTTTTAAAAAAAACAGAAAAATTTGAGTTGAAACAGAATAATAAAATTTATCGTGGAGCAATTCCTTGGATTTTATTGACTTCTAAAAATAAAAAAATAATTTATATTTCCACTTCTAACAGAAATTTAGAAAATTACCACTATATGTTGGAAAATTATTTTGAAGAAAAAAAAAGTAAAAAATATTCTAATAAAAAAATTGAGATTTTTGAAAATATTTCTTCAAAAAAAGAAGATATGACAGGAATTAATATAAAATTGTTAGATATTTTAAAAAATCAGTCAGAATTTGTGTTATTTATTAATTTACAAATCACATTGGATGTATTTTTTGAAAAAGTAAAATTTTTGGATTTCAAAATTGGAAAAGAATACGAGATTATTAAGACGATAAATTTTTTAATAGAAAATGGTTACGAAAATTCATATTTGATTGATAAAAAGGGACAATATAGCAAAAGAGGAGATATTTTGGATATTTTTCCACCTGATCTTGAAAATCCTATAAGGCTTGAGTTTTTTGGAGATGAATTAGACAGTATCAGAGAATTTGATATTGATAGCCAAAAGTCTATTTCAAAAATAAATGAAATTAAAATTTTTGGAAATGCTCTTTCAGGAAAAAATTATGAATTGGTTGAATTGATTGAAGAGTTGCAGTCTGAAGATGTGGTGATCATCATAGAAAACGAAGAGTTACTAGATTACAAAATGGAAGAATATATTTTGCTAAATCGAGAAAAGGAAAATATTTATAGACAGAGATATGAAAATTTAAAAAATAAAAGTTTTTCGATGGAAACGGTTAATTTTACTGAAGAACAGTTAGAAACTTTTAAAACAAAAGATAAATTAGAAAAATTATCTGAAATAAAAAAAGTTGAATTATATACAAAAAATTATGATAAAAAAGTTTCAGAATATAATGAAATTTACAAGAAAAAGTTGTTAAAAATTCACAATTATCCGTTAATTGAGGGATTTGTAATAGAAGATGTTTTCATTTTAACAGATAGAGAATTAGATGGTTACATTTACGAAAAGAAAGTGAAGGCAAATAAAGGTATAAAGTACAAGAAAGTCAATCAAATTGTAGAAGGCGACTATGTAATTCATGTTCAGTATGGAGTTGGGATTTACAAGGGAATTGAAACTATTGAAGAAATGGATTATTTGAAAATTCGATATGCCGATGAAGATATTTTGTACATCCCTGTTGAAAAATTGGATAGGCTTGAAAAATATGTTTCCTACGGTGTTGAGCCGAAATTATTTAAACTTGGAACGAGAGGATTTAAGAGAAAACGTAAAAAATTAGAAGAAGATATCGAAAAATTTGCTCATGAATTGATAAAAATTCAAGCTCAAAGACAAAGTCAAAATGGATTTGTGTATCAAAAAGACACTGTTTGGCAAGAAGAATTTGAAGCAGCTTTCCCATTTGAAGAAACAGAAGACCAGAAAAAAGCAATTAATGATGTTAAAAGAGATATGGAAAGTCCGTATATTATGGACCGAATTGTATGTGGAGACGTTGGCTACGGGAAAACAGAAGTTGCAATGAGAGCTGCATTCAAAGCGATTGACAATTCAAAGCAAGTTGTAATGATTGCACCAACGACAGTTTTGGCAGAACAGCATTACAAAAGATTTAAGCAACGATATGAAAATTATCCGATTACAATTGAAAATTTATCAAGATTAACACAGAGCAAGGCAAAAGATATCTTGAAAAATATCAAAAATGGAACGACAGATTTAGTAATTGGAACGCACCGATTACTTAGTGACGATGTTCAATTTAAAAATTTAGGACTTTTAATAATTGATGAAGAACAAAAATTTGGTGTAAAAGCAAAAGAAAAATTAAAAGCAAAAAGACAAAAATTAGATGTATTGACCTTAACTGCAACACCGATTCCACGAACATTAAATTTAGCATTATTAGGAATCCGTGAAATTTCTATTATCGACACGCCTCCAACAAACCGATTACCAATTATAACAGAAGTTTTCGATTGGGAAGAGGAAGCTGTGAAAATCGCAATTTTAAAGGAACTTTCACGAGATGGTCAAGTTTTCTACATTTATAACGATGTAAAAAATATGAAAAACAAATTGAAGGAATTACAGGATATTTTGCCAGAATTTGTGAAAATTGAATTTATTCACGGACAACTTCCACCAAAAGAAATAAAAGATAAGCTAAAAAGATTTGAGCAAGGAGAATATGATATTTTAATGGCATCAACAATTATTGAAAATGGTATTGATGTTTCAAATGCAAATACGATTTTAATTGAAAATTTCACACATTTAGGACTTTCTCAAGTGTATCAGCTTAGAGGTCGGGTAGGTCGTAGCGATAGGCAAGGCTATTGTTATCTAGTAAAAACACGAGGAACAACAGCAAAAGGTAAGAAAAAAGAAGAAAGTATGGAAAAAATAGAAGGAATTAAATCAGGTGGTTTTCAAATTTCAATGGAAGATATGAAAATCCGTGGAGCTGGAGAAATTTTAGGTGATAAACAGCATGGAACAATTGAAACTTTTGGATATGATTTGTATATAAAAATGTTGAATAAAGAAATTAAACGTCAAAAAGGTGAATTTAGAGAAAAAATTGAAAATGTCGAAATTTTACTTAGGGAAAAAGGTTATATTCCAGAAACTTACATTCAAAAAGAAGAAAGACTTAATATTTATAAGCGATTCGCAATGCTTGAAAAATTTGAAGAATTAAATGAGATGAAAAATGAAATAGAAGATAGATTTGGAAAAATACCAAATTCAATGAAAAAATTTATATTAAGTATCGAATTAAAATTGTTTGCAGAACAGAATCACATTCAGAGAATAGACGAAAACTCAGATTATTATGAACTTTATTTTTTAAAAAATATTCCAGAAGAAAAAATCAATAAACTTTCAGAAAATCTAGATTGGAAAGATATATCGAATGAGAAAAAAACTGAAGAATATATTGTAAAAAGATTGAAAAAAATAAAATTGAAAGATTATATTTCAAAAATTAGTAAAATAAAATGTTAA